Proteins found in one Candidatus Binatia bacterium genomic segment:
- a CDS encoding alginate export family protein — translation MRGNLTAAVAGVVAGLGLSLGPARAVTLDGAEIRPLLSDRIRVEVVDWFRPALGRSNAGAQSYSFYGNQLRFGGELTHGGLQLVAESQYTQLLGLPDDASLPAPEGNLGPGVTYFAHTQRRNQGEVFLKRGFIALRNWSALPELGAALGRFEYGDGLETVPKDAALTWLKKARIAERLVGPFGYTHVTRSFDGARVSWDEARWNLTGFAARPTQGGFEVSANPELRDIAVAGLAATAKEQPELFPTDARVFWLYYEDQRDRPVKVDNRPRDLRVADKKGIGIHTVGAHALGIAPVGPGKADVLAWFAVQRGRWGDLDHAAWAWSLEGGYQLPSLPAAPWLRVGYTQTSGDDNPSDGEHGSFFQLLPTARVYAQTPFFNLMNIEDLVAQALLRPHAQVLARVDYHWLRVNDSADLWYAGGGASNARIFGFSGTPTGSHRELAHLVDASVS, via the coding sequence ATGCGGGGGAACCTGACGGCCGCGGTTGCAGGTGTTGTTGCCGGGCTCGGTCTGTCACTCGGGCCGGCTCGCGCGGTTACGTTGGATGGCGCGGAGATCCGGCCGTTACTCTCCGATCGCATCCGCGTCGAAGTGGTCGACTGGTTTCGGCCAGCTTTGGGACGCAGCAATGCCGGCGCGCAAAGCTATTCTTTTTACGGCAACCAACTGCGCTTTGGCGGTGAACTTACCCACGGCGGGCTACAGTTAGTTGCAGAGAGCCAGTACACCCAGCTTTTGGGCTTGCCGGACGATGCCAGCCTACCGGCGCCGGAGGGGAATTTAGGCCCAGGTGTCACGTACTTTGCCCATACGCAGCGCCGCAACCAAGGAGAGGTTTTTCTGAAGCGAGGCTTTATCGCTTTGCGCAACTGGTCAGCGTTGCCGGAATTGGGTGCCGCGCTCGGCCGCTTCGAGTACGGCGACGGCTTGGAAACTGTTCCCAAGGACGCCGCGCTCACATGGCTCAAAAAAGCTCGCATCGCGGAGCGCTTGGTCGGGCCGTTCGGGTACACCCACGTGACCCGCAGCTTCGACGGTGCGCGCGTGAGCTGGGATGAAGCGCGCTGGAACCTCACCGGTTTCGCTGCCCGCCCCACCCAGGGTGGTTTCGAGGTCAGTGCGAACCCCGAACTGCGAGACATTGCTGTGGCTGGCTTGGCTGCGACGGCTAAGGAGCAGCCCGAGCTGTTCCCGACCGATGCCCGTGTGTTCTGGCTTTACTACGAAGATCAGCGCGATCGACCAGTCAAAGTGGACAACCGACCTCGCGACCTCCGCGTAGCGGACAAAAAGGGCATCGGAATCCACACAGTTGGGGCACATGCACTGGGAATTGCCCCAGTTGGGCCAGGCAAGGCCGACGTCTTGGCGTGGTTCGCTGTGCAACGGGGCCGTTGGGGTGACCTCGACCATGCGGCTTGGGCGTGGTCTTTGGAGGGTGGCTACCAACTCCCCTCACTGCCTGCTGCGCCTTGGTTGCGTGTGGGGTACACGCAAACATCGGGTGACGACAACCCAAGCGATGGCGAGCATGGATCGTTTTTCCAGCTCTTGCCCACGGCGCGCGTGTACGCGCAGACACCATTTTTCAACCTCATGAATATCGAGGACTTGGTCGCCCAAGCCTTGCTGCGCCCGCACGCACAGGTGCTCGCTCGTGTCGACTACCACTGGTTGAGGGTCAATGATTC
- the aceE gene encoding pyruvate dehydrogenase (acetyl-transferring), homodimeric type, which yields MELTHGTLKIVASLNTPYINTIPVEEQPPYPGDLEIERRIRNIIRWNAMAMVVHANKEYPGIGGHISTFASVATLFEVGFNHFFRAPSPDYPGDQVFFQGHASPGVYARAFLEGRLTEQHLLAFRREFAPGGGLASYPHPWCMPEFWQFPTVSMGLSPITSIYQARFNRYLRARGLIAHDGGRVWAFLGDGEMDEPEAVGALTLAAREELDNLTWVINCNLQRLDGPVRGNGKIIQELEALFRGAGWNVIKVIWGSDWDPLLARDKKGLLVQRMNEVVDGQYQKYTVESGAYIREHFFGVHPELLELVADLTDAKLRKLRRGGHDPEKIYAAYKAATEHRGRPTVILAKTIKGYGLGEAGEGRNVTHQQKKLNEKELRSFRDRLGIPISDAELVETPFYKPPADSEEIEYLLERRRALGGFVPSRRRHIVSLPPPPKSIFEEYYQGSGSREVATTMVLVRMLRQLMSDSEIGRLIVPIVADEARTFGMDALFRKFGIYSPKGQLYEPVDSDVVAYYREATDGQLLEEGITEAGAMASFQAAGTAYSTHGVNTIPFFFFYSMFGFQRIGDLIWQNADARGKGFLIGATSGRTTLAGEGLQHQDGHSHVLASTVPTVHAYDPAFAYEIAVIVEEGLRRMYREQEDCFYYLTVTNELYRQPPMPEGVREGILRGCYKLQAADPVGEWPHVHLFASGAILREACRAQDLLAERQIAAHVWSVTSWTELRRDALACRRWNMLHPLATPRRSYLETVLADEPYPVVAVSDYMKVLGDALAPFVPAGLFALGTDGFGRSDERKTLRRYFEVDAECITVAALSVLAERGMVAPEIVAQAIEDFGIDPGKPDPARN from the coding sequence ATGGAACTCACCCACGGAACATTGAAGATCGTTGCGAGCCTCAACACGCCTTACATCAACACCATCCCGGTGGAGGAGCAGCCACCGTATCCTGGCGACCTCGAGATCGAGCGCCGCATCCGGAACATCATTCGCTGGAACGCCATGGCGATGGTGGTCCACGCCAACAAAGAGTACCCCGGCATCGGCGGGCACATTTCGACTTTTGCGTCGGTCGCAACGCTGTTCGAAGTTGGGTTCAACCACTTCTTCCGCGCACCCTCTCCGGACTATCCCGGCGATCAAGTGTTTTTCCAAGGGCATGCCTCCCCTGGCGTGTACGCCCGTGCCTTCCTCGAAGGGCGACTCACCGAGCAGCACTTGCTTGCCTTTCGACGGGAGTTTGCCCCTGGAGGGGGCCTCGCCTCCTATCCCCACCCGTGGTGTATGCCGGAGTTCTGGCAGTTCCCGACCGTGTCGATGGGGCTTTCGCCCATTACCTCGATCTACCAGGCCCGCTTCAATCGCTACCTGCGCGCCCGTGGCCTGATTGCTCACGACGGCGGGCGGGTATGGGCGTTCTTGGGCGATGGCGAGATGGACGAACCGGAAGCAGTGGGAGCACTCACACTGGCAGCCCGCGAGGAACTCGACAACCTGACCTGGGTCATCAATTGCAACTTGCAGCGACTCGACGGGCCGGTGCGTGGCAACGGCAAGATCATCCAGGAGCTGGAAGCCTTATTTCGTGGGGCTGGCTGGAACGTGATCAAGGTGATTTGGGGCAGCGATTGGGACCCACTGCTCGCGCGCGACAAGAAGGGGCTGCTCGTGCAACGGATGAACGAGGTGGTGGACGGGCAGTACCAAAAATACACGGTGGAGTCCGGTGCCTACATCCGCGAACACTTCTTCGGGGTTCACCCTGAGCTGCTCGAGCTGGTCGCTGATCTTACCGATGCCAAGCTCCGCAAGCTCCGTCGTGGCGGACACGACCCAGAAAAAATCTACGCGGCGTACAAGGCGGCCACCGAGCACCGCGGGCGGCCAACCGTGATTTTGGCCAAAACGATCAAAGGCTACGGGCTGGGCGAAGCTGGCGAGGGGCGCAACGTCACGCACCAACAGAAGAAGCTCAACGAAAAAGAGCTGCGCTCGTTTCGCGATCGGTTGGGCATTCCCATCAGCGATGCCGAGCTCGTCGAAACTCCTTTTTATAAGCCGCCCGCGGACAGCGAAGAGATCGAGTACTTGCTGGAGCGCCGCCGCGCGCTTGGCGGCTTCGTTCCTAGCCGACGTCGGCACATCGTGAGCCTTCCGCCGCCACCGAAGTCGATCTTCGAGGAGTATTATCAAGGCTCCGGGAGCCGTGAGGTCGCCACCACGATGGTGCTCGTGCGCATGCTGCGGCAGCTCATGAGCGATTCGGAAATCGGCCGCTTGATCGTTCCCATCGTTGCCGACGAGGCACGCACGTTCGGGATGGACGCACTTTTTCGCAAGTTCGGCATCTACTCGCCCAAGGGCCAGCTTTACGAACCGGTGGACTCCGATGTGGTTGCCTACTACCGCGAAGCCACCGACGGCCAACTGCTCGAGGAAGGCATTACCGAGGCCGGCGCCATGGCCTCGTTCCAAGCTGCGGGCACGGCCTATTCCACGCACGGAGTGAACACCATTCCGTTCTTCTTCTTCTACTCCATGTTCGGCTTCCAGCGCATTGGCGACCTCATCTGGCAAAATGCCGATGCGCGCGGCAAGGGCTTTCTCATCGGCGCCACTTCTGGACGCACCACGCTCGCGGGCGAGGGGTTGCAACATCAGGACGGTCACAGCCACGTGCTCGCCAGCACCGTACCCACCGTGCATGCCTACGATCCAGCGTTTGCCTACGAAATTGCGGTGATTGTCGAAGAAGGCCTACGGCGAATGTACCGCGAGCAGGAAGACTGCTTTTACTACCTCACCGTCACCAACGAGCTCTATCGGCAGCCGCCCATGCCCGAGGGGGTGCGGGAAGGCATCTTGCGCGGCTGCTACAAGCTGCAGGCCGCCGATCCCGTGGGAGAATGGCCCCACGTGCACTTGTTCGCCAGCGGTGCGATTTTGCGCGAAGCCTGCCGCGCGCAAGATTTGCTCGCCGAGCGACAGATCGCCGCTCACGTGTGGAGCGTAACGAGCTGGACCGAACTCCGGCGCGACGCGCTTGCTTGTCGGCGCTGGAACATGCTGCACCCCCTGGCCACACCGCGCCGCTCGTATTTGGAAACTGTGCTGGCGGATGAACCTTACCCGGTGGTGGCGGTCAGCGACTACATGAAGGTGCTGGGCGATGCCCTCGCGCCGTTTGTCCCCGCAGGCCTCTTCGCGCTCGGTACTGACGGATTCGGCCGCAGCGACGAGCGGAAAACCCTGCGCCGCTACTTCGAGGTGGACGCCGAATGCATCACCGTGGCCGCGCTCTCGGTACTCGCCGAACGTGGGATGGTGGCGCCGGAAATTGTGGCGCAAGCAATCGAGGATTTCGGTATCGATCCGGGAAAACCCGACCCGGCACGGAATTAG
- a CDS encoding TIGR04053 family radical SAM/SPASM domain-containing protein, which yields MDVAAKLAPQLIELLAMNSTAAGSKPRKLAGIDLDQAPFTVIWEVTRACDLRCVHCRADAQRQRDPRELTTGEGKRLLAQVRELGSPVFIFTGGDPLRRPDLFALIDHAVELGLNVAITPSGTPLLTADVVRRFRAHGVRRMGLSLDGPDAPTHDAFRQQPGSFAWSVAALGAARACGLATQINTTVTRRNVHQLERMSQLVGELGAVTWSLFFLVRVGRAQATDQLTAQEFEDVFAFLYELSQRVPFQVRTTAAPHYRRYVLQRQVAERRRQAAGVLPLLGTIPQDAPNDMPGALQGVTDGRGLLFISHIGEVYPSGFLPLVVGHVREAGLADIYRTSPLLRALRDVRQWRGKCRECEFARVCGGSRARAFAEFGDPLAEEPLCLYQPRQRGQCRALSGRSVG from the coding sequence ATGGACGTGGCGGCAAAGCTGGCACCGCAATTGATAGAGTTGCTGGCGATGAACTCGACTGCTGCCGGGAGTAAGCCGCGCAAGCTTGCCGGAATCGACCTCGACCAGGCTCCGTTTACGGTCATCTGGGAAGTCACGCGCGCGTGTGATCTGCGCTGCGTGCATTGCCGCGCGGATGCCCAGCGGCAGCGCGACCCACGCGAACTGACCACGGGGGAAGGAAAGCGCTTGCTCGCACAGGTGCGCGAGTTGGGAAGCCCCGTGTTCATTTTTACGGGTGGGGATCCGTTGCGGCGGCCTGACTTATTCGCGCTCATCGACCACGCCGTCGAATTGGGTCTGAATGTCGCCATCACTCCGAGCGGAACGCCGCTGCTAACCGCAGACGTCGTGCGCCGCTTCCGCGCTCATGGTGTGCGCCGGATGGGGCTGAGCCTCGATGGCCCGGATGCACCCACGCACGATGCTTTCCGCCAACAGCCGGGTTCGTTTGCGTGGAGTGTGGCCGCGTTGGGTGCGGCCCGAGCATGCGGCCTTGCGACCCAGATCAACACCACGGTAACGCGCCGCAATGTGCACCAGCTCGAACGCATGAGCCAGTTGGTCGGCGAGCTCGGCGCCGTCACTTGGAGCTTGTTTTTTCTGGTGCGGGTGGGGCGGGCGCAGGCCACGGATCAACTGACCGCTCAGGAGTTCGAAGACGTGTTCGCTTTCCTCTACGAGCTTTCGCAGCGAGTGCCGTTTCAAGTGCGAACCACTGCGGCCCCCCACTATCGCCGCTACGTGTTGCAACGGCAGGTGGCGGAACGCCGCCGCCAAGCAGCCGGCGTGTTGCCCTTGTTGGGTACCATCCCCCAGGATGCCCCGAACGATATGCCGGGGGCACTCCAGGGGGTTACCGACGGTCGTGGTCTCTTGTTTATCTCGCACATCGGCGAGGTGTACCCGAGTGGATTTTTGCCGCTGGTTGTCGGGCACGTGCGCGAGGCCGGGCTGGCTGACATCTATCGCACTTCACCCCTGCTGCGAGCCTTGCGTGACGTTCGGCAGTGGCGCGGAAAATGCCGCGAATGCGAATTTGCCCGCGTATGCGGCGGCTCGCGCGCGCGGGCCTTCGCTGAATTCGGCGATCCCCTCGCCGAGGAGCCGTTGTGCCTCTACCAGCCGCGGCAGCGAGGCCAGTGCAGGGCACTGTCGGGGCGCAGTGTCGGCTAA
- a CDS encoding isocitrate lyase/PEP mutase family protein — MHGRERMQQLLLRTQGPLVMGGIYDGISARLAHNAGFEAMFIGGFSVAASLLGEPDIGLLTQTEMADAARRLCRLTDRPVLVDADTGYGSVANVQRTVELYHRAGAAGLFLEDQVWPKRCGHMRGKQVVDADEWLAKLRAVREHPLGNELFLVARTDALAVLGLDEALRRARAALEAGADAVFVEAPESIAELGRIGREVPGIKVANMVEFGRTPLLSPEELFALGFQIIVTPLAPLLSAARALAETYSLLRAEGTLRNHLQRLFPLERWFELVGYRDP; from the coding sequence ATGCACGGGCGGGAGCGTATGCAGCAGTTGCTTCTTAGAACCCAGGGGCCTTTGGTCATGGGCGGCATTTACGATGGCATCTCCGCACGCCTTGCCCACAATGCCGGTTTCGAGGCGATGTTCATTGGGGGTTTTAGTGTTGCCGCATCGCTCCTCGGAGAGCCGGACATTGGCTTGCTTACCCAAACGGAAATGGCCGATGCTGCCCGACGGCTGTGCCGGCTCACTGATCGGCCGGTACTGGTCGACGCCGACACTGGGTACGGCAGCGTGGCCAACGTGCAGCGCACCGTGGAGCTCTACCATCGGGCAGGTGCTGCTGGCCTGTTTTTGGAGGATCAGGTGTGGCCCAAGCGCTGCGGGCACATGCGCGGGAAGCAGGTGGTGGACGCCGACGAGTGGCTCGCCAAACTTCGCGCGGTGCGGGAACATCCCCTGGGCAACGAGTTATTTTTAGTTGCCCGCACCGACGCTCTTGCCGTGCTCGGCCTCGACGAGGCGCTCCGACGGGCCCGTGCTGCCCTCGAAGCCGGCGCCGACGCTGTGTTCGTCGAGGCGCCGGAGTCGATCGCGGAGCTTGGCCGCATCGGCCGCGAGGTGCCCGGGATCAAAGTGGCGAACATGGTGGAATTCGGCCGTACACCGCTGCTGAGCCCTGAGGAACTCTTCGCGCTTGGCTTCCAAATCATCGTGACTCCGCTGGCGCCGCTTCTCAGTGCTGCTCGAGCGTTAGCGGAAACGTACTCCCTGCTGCGCGCCGAGGGTACGCTGCGCAACCATCTGCAACGCCTCTTTCCGCTCGAGCGTTGGTTCGAGCTGGTCGGTTACCGCGATCCCTAG
- a CDS encoding methyltransferase, whose product MKAAGTAGSLACSGQDGRTERFGGQDRFPSFWRRYALVWEPWRCGRASLRVARVADLARHVDVEALLRDPHAPEPPYWAHLWVGSRALARYLVEHPWLPAGRCLEVGCGLGLVSLVSAQMGGQAFAFDHDADAVGLCRLNAVANDLRVHLWQGDLQRFALRERFELICAADVTYDPALQTALLDLAWASLGRGGCLVAAESVRTFDRAWLAEAQARGFAVHEVRVMEMEDARPVEVRLVVMRWR is encoded by the coding sequence ATGAAGGCTGCAGGCACGGCTGGCTCGCTCGCTTGCAGTGGGCAGGATGGGCGAACTGAGCGGTTCGGGGGCCAAGACCGGTTCCCGTCGTTTTGGCGTCGCTACGCTCTGGTATGGGAGCCGTGGCGTTGCGGTCGGGCGAGCCTGCGCGTGGCGCGAGTGGCGGACCTCGCGCGCCACGTGGATGTGGAAGCTTTGCTCCGCGACCCGCACGCCCCGGAGCCGCCATACTGGGCGCACCTGTGGGTCGGCAGCCGTGCGCTGGCGCGCTACTTGGTCGAGCATCCGTGGTTGCCTGCAGGGCGTTGCCTCGAGGTGGGGTGTGGCCTTGGGCTGGTTTCGCTTGTCTCCGCGCAAATGGGTGGTCAGGCGTTCGCCTTCGATCATGATGCCGACGCGGTCGGGTTGTGTCGCCTCAACGCCGTGGCAAACGACCTGCGGGTGCACCTTTGGCAGGGCGACCTGCAGCGCTTCGCTTTGCGAGAGCGGTTCGAGCTGATTTGTGCTGCCGACGTGACCTATGATCCGGCGTTACAAACTGCACTGCTCGACTTAGCTTGGGCAAGCCTCGGGCGGGGTGGCTGCCTGGTTGCGGCGGAATCGGTTCGTACCTTCGACCGCGCGTGGTTGGCCGAGGCGCAAGCACGGGGGTTTGCCGTGCATGAGGTGCGCGTGATGGAAATGGAAGACGCCCGGCCTGTAGAGGTTCGCTTGGTGGTCATGCGATGGCGCTGA
- a CDS encoding AMP-binding protein, whose product MADPGERTAERTTGAALGLRYHAEQRPHALAVWSPERQLSYATLYRRANQLAHALRAAGVGQGDAVALVMHNRVEWLEAMQAVGKLGARVLPIGYRAKGPEIAYLLNDAGARILIAENSLAAEVDAALAEAGLTRAVSVWVVGAEHPWRGESYEASLAAQPEWEAGDFLPGGGFDVLVYTSGTTGRPKAVDRHVDPRESPRQLAAVAHMWGLTENDVHLVCGPLYHTAPASYAQAHLLVGATVVLQNKFDPIAVLAAISQHRVTTTFMVPTHFVRILQVPEETRRTYDLSSVRLVLHAAAPCPVDVKRKIMEVFPAGSVVEFYGASESGFTRVTAEEWLERPGTVGKPWPGHELKILTEDGRECAPGEIGLVYVRSPNMNFSYRHAADKNAQAFREGWFTAGDLGYLDEDGYLFLVDRRADLILSGGANVYPAEVEATLLAHPAVGDVAVVGVSDPDLGKQVVAVVELRRGWTVGEAELKDFARKRLAHYKCPRRVVFVSELPREPTGKIRRHELAAWVARLQSS is encoded by the coding sequence GTGGCGGACCCAGGGGAACGAACTGCAGAGCGCACAACCGGGGCAGCGTTAGGCTTGCGGTACCACGCAGAGCAGCGGCCACACGCGCTTGCGGTGTGGTCACCAGAGCGGCAGCTCAGCTACGCCACGCTTTACCGCCGCGCAAACCAACTTGCGCATGCGTTGCGCGCAGCGGGCGTCGGCCAGGGGGACGCCGTGGCGCTGGTGATGCACAATCGCGTGGAGTGGCTCGAAGCGATGCAGGCTGTGGGGAAACTCGGCGCCCGGGTGTTGCCCATCGGCTACCGCGCTAAGGGGCCGGAAATCGCCTATTTACTCAACGATGCCGGCGCCCGGATCCTCATCGCTGAGAACAGTTTGGCGGCAGAGGTCGATGCGGCATTGGCAGAGGCGGGGTTAACACGTGCTGTTTCCGTTTGGGTGGTCGGGGCAGAGCATCCTTGGCGAGGCGAGAGCTACGAGGCCTCGCTGGCCGCGCAGCCGGAGTGGGAGGCCGGCGATTTTCTTCCCGGCGGCGGGTTCGACGTGCTCGTGTACACGTCGGGCACCACGGGCCGGCCGAAGGCTGTCGACCGCCACGTCGATCCCAGGGAGAGCCCGCGGCAATTGGCGGCTGTGGCGCACATGTGGGGCCTAACCGAGAACGATGTGCATTTAGTGTGTGGTCCGTTGTACCACACTGCACCCGCAAGCTACGCCCAAGCGCACTTGCTCGTGGGTGCCACGGTCGTGCTGCAGAACAAGTTCGACCCGATCGCGGTCCTCGCGGCAATTTCCCAGCATCGGGTGACCACCACCTTCATGGTGCCCACCCACTTCGTGCGGATTTTGCAAGTTCCGGAGGAAACGCGCCGAACGTACGATCTAAGTTCCGTGCGCTTGGTGCTGCACGCCGCTGCACCGTGCCCGGTGGACGTCAAGCGAAAGATCATGGAAGTGTTCCCAGCAGGTTCGGTGGTCGAGTTTTACGGAGCGTCGGAGTCGGGGTTCACGCGGGTGACAGCAGAGGAGTGGCTCGAACGACCAGGGACGGTGGGTAAGCCGTGGCCCGGGCACGAGCTGAAAATTCTCACCGAGGACGGCCGCGAGTGTGCCCCGGGAGAAATTGGGCTTGTCTACGTGCGCAGCCCGAACATGAATTTTTCGTACCGTCATGCAGCGGACAAAAATGCCCAGGCCTTCCGCGAGGGTTGGTTCACCGCCGGAGATCTGGGTTACCTCGACGAGGATGGGTACTTGTTTTTAGTGGATCGCCGGGCCGACCTGATCTTGAGCGGTGGGGCGAATGTGTACCCGGCGGAGGTCGAGGCAACTTTGCTCGCACATCCGGCGGTCGGCGATGTGGCTGTGGTTGGAGTTTCCGACCCCGATCTCGGGAAGCAGGTCGTGGCGGTAGTGGAGCTGCGCAGAGGTTGGACTGTGGGGGAAGCAGAGTTGAAGGACTTTGCTCGAAAGCGGCTGGCCCATTATAAGTGCCCTCGTCGGGTGGTTTTCGTCTCGGAACTTCCGCGTGAGCCCACCGGCAAAATCCGCCGCCACGAGCTGGCCGCATGGGTTGCTCGCCTCCAATCGAGCTGA